TCAACTGTAGTGGCTGAGGTCCACACTCAGGAGGGTCACTGCGCTCTGGTTATTTGCTAAGCTATGACACGATTCCTGTCAAACGTTTTTGAACTTTCTGGTTAAAATGAAGCGTATTCTGAGTTTAAGGAATATGTTCATGAAAGTTTTTGAAGCATGACTTTAGTTTTCTTTTCAAACAACATTTTCACCAGTAATGAGTGTTTTCCATTTAAATGggagcggagccagacctggagtcaacaggtcagaggttttcagaggaccagaaagacaacatggaggaggagaggaggaggaggaggatccttgattcagtgattacagcggggaaacctcggtcacatgactccagctgtccggcggtcctgcgtgtgctgcgttctgaaaaggCAACCGTtgggtgttgacagatgggAGAGCAGGGACCGGACCGTAGTGGATCAGAGACCTGTCCTGGGTAAGAGTTTATGCATTTCCTGCAGTCAAAGGATCtataaaaattaaacaaactagTCTGCTGAATCCTCTTAATGCTCTGAGACAAAGTTTGCCCGCTCCAAGTCCCAGCTCAAAAGTCTCTGACCAGGAACTTTCAAAAAGCACCCAGCAGTAGCTTTTATGGGTGCAtcattttctgcctcttccaGAAATTGATTGATGtttctgaagttttttttatatatatatatatatttggcctttttgcctttattttaaaggacagctgaagagagacaggaaatgtggggagcagagagagggggggaagacatgcaggaaatggtccaccggccgggagtcgaaccgtatcccctgcaacgaggactgtagcctctgtacgtgggacacttaaaccactaggccaccagcgccccgtttCTGCAGTTGTTGGATGTTATTTTGACGTTCTTGTTTTCATGGCTAAATCAAGCAAATAGCATAAATTTGCAAACGACAATTGCCGCGAAATCTCTGTTTGTGGTGCCGAAACAGACAGTGCTGAAGCTCCTATAGTTCCTGGACTCTGGGGAGAATTGCTGCAGTGGAAACGTACTCTTTACTTTCATTCTTACCGTAACATGTGCGTCCATCCCCGTTGAAGCCGGTCGCACACTCACAGGTGAACTGCGTCCCCTCTCCAGGTCGGCACACGGCGCTCGTGTCACATCCGTGTCTCCCAGTGAAACAGGGGTTCTCCTCTGGCTGACCTCCTGAGAAATACGAGTGTTTGTATTCAAACAGTGTCACTACTGTAGTATTAATCATGTGAGTACAAAGACAACACGTCAACAATTCAACTGTAGCCTAAACTTTGAGTCAGGATGTTAAACTCCAGGAAGGGAGTGAGCGCAGACTAAACAGGAAGACAAAAAATAACCTCCATGACCTCACCGTTGACATCCCCGATCTTGTTGCTCATGGCGAACCGGATGAGTTCATTATTAGCGTCGTACATGACAAAGACCTGGTCCACGCTGAGCATCTGAGTGGGTTTCATGTCTCTCAGAGCCTCGTCGTGCTGGCAGCTCTGGAAGGTGATGGTCTGACGCCACTGATACGTCCTGGTGTCTGTGGAGCCATCAGGGAGGTTCACCAAGTAGTCCCGAGTGGAGGAGGTAGTGATCACTGTGAagacacaaataaatgaatcactgcattaaacacagacatgactctgtagtggaagtcactgcattaaacacagacatgatgactctgtagtggaagtcactgcattaaaaacagacatgactctgtagtggaagtcactgcattaaaaacagacatgactccgtagtggaagtcactgcattaaacacagacatgactctgtagtggaagtcactgcattaaaaacagacatgactctgtagtggaagtcactgcattaaaaacagacatgactccgtagtggaagtcactgcattaaacacagacatgactctgtagtggaagtcactgcattaaaacagacatgactctgtagtggaagtcactgcattaaaacatacatgactctgtagtggaagtcactgcattaaacacagacatgactctgtagtggaagtcactgcattaaatacagacatgactctgtagtggaagtcactgcattaaacacagacatgactctgtagtggaagtcactgcattaaaacagacatgactctgtagtggaagtcactgcattaaaaacagacatgactctgtagtggaagtcactgcattaaaacagacatgactctgtagtggaagtcactgcattaaaaacagacatgactctgtagtggaagtcactgcattaaaacagacatgactcacaTCTGTGAGGGCTCCATTAATGCAGAacaatatctacaggtttaggagcaacacatgctgaCATCCAGACAATGATGTCTTCAGGCGTATTTCAGCataaccacattctgcacagactacaacagcatggctctgtagtagaagagtccaggtgctgaactggatcaggcaagaatgggatgtttcactttaaagtccagacactggtctcctgggttcaccaacgtttacagtgttgttaaaGAAGAGCAGTAAACATGTTCCTGTCCAAACTCGTGTTCagatgatttgcaaaccatcaacatatgtttttattaaaatgtacaCCGCGTCCCAGCTCTTATGGAAATGAGGTTGTACATTTTAGCAGATGTTTTCACAGGATCAAACAAGCGAGTGGAAAGAACATGCAGGCGAGCAGAAAACCCAGGAGGCTGGATAAAGCCAGGGTAGACACATTAAAGCTTCATCTTACGGTTGTTGCTGTATTGGTAGATCTCAGAGTAAGGGTCGATCTTCACGGTGGCGCCCCCTGGCACCTCAGGGACCCGGCCCTCCATGGTGGTGCTGACAGCCAGGTGGTCGTGCTCATCGATGCCTTTGAACTCCTGCGTGATGGTCAGCTTCTCATTCCCCGGCAGAAAGGTCACCTCAGCCTGCCGTGTGAACTCCCCCCCTACAGAGGACGGAGACGAAGAGGTTAACTTTAAGACCCTGGCCCTGAATGAACTTTGGCTCCGGCCTCGGCTGAGGTAATGTGAGGGGAATTCAGCTGGACAGAGTGAGTAATACTGCAGCTGCGTGGCAAAGTCCTCGTAGCAGTTGTGTTCAGAGATTTATGTTCCTACAACGTCTTCTTTTTTGTAACCGAGCACAGCGTGACAGAAATCACACCAGAGTAAATGTTGTTTACACTTCAAGCAGCTGGGTGTTAGATAACCAGATTGTAGAAATGTTCCTCTCACCAATAATGCTGAAGCCGTTCTTAAAGCCAGGCTGCTCCAGAGCAAACGCCCACCCGATCACCCCGCCGAGGGCCGAGAGGGGCTGCAGCGAGGGGCCGAGGGGGGACGGGATGTCGCTGATGGCCACATATGATCGACCGTCGTTCACCACAACATACGAGTGCAGATCGTTGCTGTTGAACTCCACAGGAGAGGGAGAGTTGCCCACGTATACTCTCCCGTGCATTTTACCGTTCATTCTCTGCGGCTTCcctggagaaaagaaaaagacaagttTAGTCCCAGAGACGAGCAAAGACAGCAAAGACCGGACTTCTCCACATGCTTTCTGCATGATACAATCTTTACAAACCCCACTGGTCCAGATCCAGCTCTCGAGTCCTGGACTTTAAAACCAGCTGGTTCCGGACagttttttcaatgaagatgtCAAAAACTCAGGACAGGTTTTATCTATAATGTTATGTCACAATTTTTAAAGGATAACAAGCAATTCCATATTTCTGGAATTGTGCCTGTGGAAGTATTATCTTAATGATTCATCTTTTAGTTGTGATTAATCGCATGTTTCAAATTCCATTCATTTAGATTTCCAACAGTTgttaagtccatattaacaatgtcTTAATTTGTGAATCAAattaatgcaatgaaatgttttttataatCTTTAATAGGCGGTACGTAACACTCACTGATCTGTGTTCACCGGAGAGTAACATCAAATTCAGGAGAGGCAAATTTGGGTTTCAATGGACAAATAttaagggttagtgttaggtACAAAGTCTGAGGGAAAATattaagggttaggtttaggaactAAGTCCGAGGATGAATATTAAAAGATAGGTTTGGATACCAAGTTTAAGGAACAATATTGACGGATAGGTTTGAGTACTAAGTCTGAGGACGAATATTAAGGGTTAGGTAATAAGTTCACAGACAAATATTAAGTATTCAGGTTAGGTACAAAGTCCAATGACAAAtattaagggttagggttaggtacgAAGTTCACGGACCAAAATTACGTGAAAGGTTTGGGTAAGAAGTCTGAGGACAAATATTAAAGTTTAGGTACTTAGTCTACAGACAAATATTAAGGGTTACGTTTGGGTACTATGTCCATGGACAAATgttaagggttaggtttaggaactAAGTCCAAGGACAAATATTGAGGGATATGTTTGAGTACTAAGTCTGAGGATGAAGTCCAGAGACAAATattaagggttaaggttaggtaCAAAGTCCATTGACAAATATTCAGGATTAGGTTCAGGAACTAAGTCTGAGGGAAAATtggaagggttagggttaggtactAAGTCTGAGGATAGATATTAAAAGATAGGTTTGGGCACCAAGTCTAAGGACAAATATTAAGGGATCGGGTTAGGTATGAAGTTCTCGGACTAAAATTAGGTGAAAGGTTTGGGTAAGAAGTCTGAGGACAAATATTAAAGTTTAGGTACTTAGTCTACAGACAAATATTAAGGGATAGATTTAGGAACTAAGTCAGGGGAAAAAttgtaagggttagggttaggtactAAGTCCAAGGATAAATACTGAGGGATATGTTTGAGTACTTAGTCTGAGGATGAAGTCAAAGGATAAATATTAAGGGATAGGGTTTGGTACGAAGCCTGAGGACAAATATTAAGGGTTAGGTTACTAAGTCTGAGGACAAATAGAGAGGACATGAACCAAAGCAGAGCGGTGTTCCTGAATAGATGATTTTCCTGTTACTGCCCACAGGATGCACACGCCAACGAGTGAATGAAGGGAGTACTGGCACTTGTTGTTGTCCTCTTTAAGCTCTGATTAGAGACACATGTTCCATGCATCTAGCCCCGTTCTAGTCCACATAATGCATAGGTGCAATATTACCTTCTGCCACACACTGGATCCCGTTGCCATAAAATCCCGGTCTGCAGTGGCAGCAGTATCCGCTGGAGTAGTCTTTGCAGTCGGCAAACTGAGAGCACTTATTCCTGTTGTTGGTACAAGTCCCCAGGTTGTATGAGAACACTGATACAAGGACAAGTAAAGGAGGGGAACATCAGTCAATAAGAGTTGCAGTATTATAAAACAAACTACAGTCTTCCAGCGATGGTGGAAAGATTTGAAGTATTGATTTGGTAGATTTCCAGAGAGCGGGGACTCAGGATGTTGGAGAGTGAGTCTGTTGGTGTGTCACGTtgtaaaaacaaagctgttaaaTCTGTCGTTATTTTTCGTGATGTGCGAGTCTCAACAAGAGGATCAAGACTTTCTCTGGACTCACCGTCTACATTTATATCCGTGtcatccaccaccaccacctctgGATTCTGAGGTTGATGGGGCTGGTACTGGACTGGGTGGACTTGGATCTCCTCCCCTTCATAAGGAGGGTACTCCACCTGCTGCCCATTAGAAACCACAAGCCTTCTTCTATCAGGGGCCTCCTCGTGGCCCTCGGGGGACCCCTGCGGTGTCCCTTCCGGGAACAGGTCTGGGACCTCACCTGGAGCCACGCTGCTAAAATAAGGAGCAGTTCCGATCTCGAAGACCCAAACACCCCGGATGCCAGAGTTTGTCTCCCTAAGAAGAGGAAAGCAGTTTGTGTTACATTCATCCAAATAAGTCTGAACTGAAGTCGGCTTGAATTGAATCCCCTGGTTGACTTACTCCGCCAAAGTTCTGACAGACTCCTCGTCATCAGTGGTGGTCCTGTAGTACGTGCCCTGACTGGAAAACAGGAAACCCCGGACCAAACCCTGACTGAAGCCAGCGTGCATGATCATATTCCTGTCTCCTGTGGGCGTGGACACAAACTGTATCCCGTTCTCAGCATACAGGACGATCGCATACGAGGCCGTCTCCGGGGTGGCAATGACCAGCTGGAAGGTGTTCCTCTGTGAGATTAAAGCATTACAGAGAGTGTGACTGCTTAGACCACAATACTTTCAAAATCACACAACCCCAGAACCACCAGAAGAACttcagtgagtctcagtttcactgtaaacagttccacagaggcttcactctggcttccttcagcggtatgaacctgaaacaggaactgatgttcttgtgatgttcttgtaattaacgggtcttcagtttgctgaaataacaacatcatgatgcagattagtcaaaagtcaaaagtcaagctttgtcaggtctgtcctcagggggagaagaaaactacgtctacaatgtttgttttttgaatggaggtctatgaaagaggattagagacactgatggttttttagctctgaccttcttcacggaatgttccatttgttctagaattctgagatcaaagacagaattctggaattctgtctttgatgttagAATTccagaacacctgctgttgctctcctgattggtcgacactactcagactacagacagagaccagaacccttctcagactgaaaaatccagaccctgagatccagattgccactgatgtttttttagctccgaccttcttcacggaatgttccatttgttctcagaattctgacatcaaagacagaattctggaattctgtctttgatgtcagaattctagaacacctgctgttgctctccatacagactgtttctcctgctgacacctgattggtggatactactcagactacagacagagaccagaacacttctcagactaaaatccagaccccctgagatccagattcaacatgtctctgaatcagaatctgtaattacaggttagttgttgctgaaagtaaaaagctttgtcaggtctgtcctcaagaggagaagaaaactacgtctacaatgtttgtttgttgaatggaggtgggatccatcatttctgatgctgcattcagggaagtcaggaaatctaaacgctgattgtctttagtgacacagcatcaagcagatttgtgtctcagtgtaaatgtttgatgtagaacagattgttagctgctcttcatgcagatatctgtttatagagaggatgaaatcctcctcagattaaccaCCATGCATTGTGTTCCTCCTGAACAGAGCTTGGAGAATATGGTTACTTTAATAATTACGTGACACTCACCCTCTTTTCGATCCGATCTCCTCTGCTTAGTGGTCCACGTGTGCCGATGTTGTCCCAGGTGATGACCACAGCATGTGTGGGATGGACTTCAGGATCCTCAGGGAAGGCGTTGTTGATGGTGTTGGCGGCTCGAGACAAAACGTCCGGACTGGAGTCTTGACGGAAGAAAACTTTCCCCACACCGTCGCTGGTGTCATAGTCTCCCTGAAGAGCTGCGATCATGCCGAAACTTGGGGGCATTTTGCCAAGATATGTCGACTCGCTTGTTGGCTCTGTTGTGGCAACAAAACCATTGGTGTTGATCTGAAATTAAAAAGCTGACGTCAGTGATGGGGAGAACAAGAAGTGAGATCACTGTAACGTAGAAAAGGACTGGAATCTGATGTGAGAAGAAACACAGCAACAGTTACTCCTTCTCAAAACCCTGAAATAAAACCACAGACCAACCATCAACCATCTGAATCATGGGATTTATTCTATCAACACACAAAGGATTCAATCAGTGAACAAAGATCAACTAAAGCAGACCCTACAGGAGTCAGTGCCCccgtttggccacccaagtccaAAGAAGTCTGTCTCCGCCCCTGCAGTTTTTACTCTGAGACTGTATGCCAGCTTCTTCTCTCTACAGAATCCTGTTTATGTACAAGTATctggagtatgtgtgtgttgccaCCTCTGATAACAACACATGGAGAGTTGTttcacagcagaggagagtccgCCGCAGCCTGCCCCACTTTCATCTTTATTCCAAACTCATTACACTAATGATCCGGGTCAGATGCCATGTCCTACAAAAGCACTAATGAACAAACAAGACGCCATCCAACACAGATTTTTACGCACTCCAGCTTCCATGTGAGCACACGCAGAGCCAGTAACAGACGAAAAACTCTGTGGGCTCAcgtcagaaacacacactctgtgcacGGGGCTCCTTCACTTCCTGACCAGGAGAAAACAAGAGCACTATTCCTGGCCCGGGCCACTCTGTTTCCTGTCCTCATCCATGAGCTACCCCAGAGAGCCTGCAGATTGCACGCTAATCTTCATTACCGAAGCTTCCTGCCAAAATGGGAGAAAGAGCGAGCTGGGGAGCGATGAGGGACTCAGATACTGCAGGGAGAGATCTGAGTAAATACCCAGACATACCAGGGCTTTATGGAATATGAATCACACCTCAGGAGGAGACGATTCCACCTCCTGATGATCTGAGGAAATGTTCACTTGGTGTGAAAAGCAGTACTGTTCCCCTGCAGGGCTCAGACAGTTTAGAAGAAGAGGTCTCATGAGTGGAAACAGAGACCTTCAGGGTGTTTGTGGGGAGAGGAGAACTTTAAACTTCACTCACAGTCACAACAAGGACTTCAACTTAAAGCTGCACTCACATCTGCTCCTCGTGTCGGATCTTGAACTAACTGAGGTCTTTTAAAAGGGGCAGGCCATTATTAAGGACCTGAAGTAATCACTCTATGACAGCGTATTCTCCACATGCAGCACAACTAAAGCCAGGATGCAGCACTCTCTTTGTAAAGGAGAATCACAGGGGGATAAAGGGTTGTTTGTCTGTCCCACACAATGCTCCAGCTTCAGTTACATGATGATATTCTATTTTAAAGCTCCACGAGGTCattaaaaacctcaaacacacaTCTACAAGTCTTATTTTCAGAGTGCACATCTCACTCTgtatgcagcagagacattatcTCATCAGTGGAGGTTTGAGGAGACATTGCACAATAATATTCCTCGAGTGCTCTGGTCTTTGTGTCCACTGTAAAATGATAACCTCGGGGGAGGCTGTAAGAATGCGTGCACACATACATTCCTCCAGATTCAGCCTCCTCTATGGTGAGTAAATCAATGTTTACAGTAACTCCAGAGGGACAGAAAAAGCCATTCCCTATCCCTGACAtacagtggcggagccagggggtggccattGCCACctttgaaaactgattggccaccccagtggccaccctgaaattccaaaacatgattggctatttgccatgtcagaggcattacttacattgaaatcagctattgtgttgttgtgtttcaacaagctgcagagacagtagtttctgtgcatttgaatattctttttgttgatgctttgactttagacaatcatcttcattttgagtccttaaagattTCAGTTCATCAGTTTGAAATAATAACACTCTGTCCAGTCACatatttaatgttaatgttagaaatctaattttttttttttttacatttgttaaattatctTATAAAAATAAGTTCAAGTAGATCTTGATTATTGGAGGTAACACTACTAgatttggggtaagcccctaatgttttccacacctggccaccccttaacaGTCAGTGCCCTAGTTTGGCTACCCAGGTCCAAACTGTCTGGCTCTGCCACTGCTGATATATTCTGTAACTTCCAGGCATTGTTTTGGATGTAACTGCTGACCCGTTTCCTCGTAGAGCTGCTCGGGGTTTCCAGGATTTGCGCAATTGCGCAAAATCCACGGACAGTCAACCGTGACCGCTGAATCCCACGCGCCTGTCCTGAAGTTGCTGAGATGTGatgtgattctgtgtgtgtgtgctgctgtgggTTACTCACAAAGATGCTGTCGAAAGAGCCATCGAAAAACAGCACGGGCTTGTCCAGGTCGACTTTGTGCGTCTGGTCACTCCCCGGGTCCAGGATCTGGTCTCCTGCGCGCGGACCGAAAGGGAAGAGCTGGTCTCGCGTCACGCTCTGCGCCAACGCCACGAATCCGAGAAAAGTGGCACAGACGACCCATCCTCGATGCTGCCAACCCATTGTTCGTGTGTGAGGAGCCGTGGAGCCGTGGAGCCGTCCCGAGGTCTGTCCGGGCCAGGTTAGCGGAGAGTGACGCACGCGCTCCAATAAAGAAAGTTCAGGCAGAGTTTGGGACACGCGGGGCGGAGCGCTGCTTTCAGGGaagcaccaacacacacagagacatgcagGGAGAAGAGGAGCTCATACTTTACTCCTCATGCTTTACTCCTCATGCCTTACTCCTCATACTTTACTCCTCATGCTTTACTCCTCATGCTTTACTCCTCATGCTTTACTCCTCATACTTTACTCCTCATGCTTTACTCCTCATGCTTTACTCCTCATACTTTACTCCTCATGCTTTACTCCTCATGCTTTACTCCTCATGCTTTACTCCTCATACTTTACTCCTCATACTTTACTCCTCATGCTTTACTCCTCATACTTTACTCCTCATACTTTACTCCTCATGCTTTACTCCTCATGCTTTACTCCTCATACTTTACTCCTCATACTTTACTCCTCATACTTTACTCCTCATGCTTTACTCCTCATGCTTTACTCCTCATGCTTTACTCCTCATACTTTACTCCTCATGCTTTACCCCTGGAGTGTTGTGGTTCTGCACTCTCTGGGTCCGTTTATCTGCAGCATGTCCTCAGGCCCACTTCTAAAACTATACCCTGCCTGACAGGAGACTGAAGGCTGGTTGAGGACAGATGTGGGAGCTCAGGGAAAGTTCCTCATCATAGATTTAAACTCAGACTTTAAGCTTGTTGTTCCAGTGTGCCAAGAGAAGGCATTCATCTCCCATGAGGAGCTACTAATGTTACATTTATTGTATGATACATTCATATCTCTAATCAGCAAACCGACTTCAAGGAACAAAAATTGGAAAATTTAAATTCTTCTATTTTGGATATATACTTTAAAGCATCCTCTATAGGGGACCTTTTCCTGTAATTGTAACCTGATGTGTGCTTAGAAGTGGATAAATTAGTGTAGTACTGGAGttcaagaacattttccaacAGCAACTAGTAGTGTAACATATTGCAATGTAAAACAGCGTAACGAAATGTAAAGTAACCTAAAGTAACTTAAAGTAGTCTAAGTGTGTCTTATATACGGAGGCTAAAGACCTTGTCCCAGAGGTCttaggtttgattccagcctcgactgTTTGCTGCAAATCCTCGGCAATGCAGCGTAACGCAATGCAACGCAACGCAGCGTAACGCAACGCAGCGTAACGCAACGCAGCGTAACGCAACGCAGCGTAACGCAACGCAGCGCACAGAACGCAACTTAACGCAACTTAACGCAGCTTAACGCAGCTTAACGCAGCGCAGCTTAACGCAGCGCAGCGTAACGCAGCGCAGCGTAACGCAGCGTAACGCAGCGCAGTGTAACGCAGCACACAGAACGCAGCGCACAGAACGCAGCGCACAGAACGCAGTGCACAGAACGCAGCGCACAGAGCGCAGCGCAACGCAACACAGCTTAACGCAGCACAACACAGCTTAACGCAGCGCAGCTTAACGCAGCGCAACACAATGCAGCGTAACGCAGCGCAGCGTAACGCAGCGCAGCGTAACAGCGCATCTTAAAGCAGCAGCTTAAAGCAGCAGCGTAAAGCAGCAGTGTAACGCAACGCAGCGCAACGCAGCGCAGCGCAACGCAGCGCAGCGCAACGCAACGCAGCGCAACGCAACGCAGCGCAACGCAACGCAGCGCAACGCAGCGCAACGCAGCGCAACGCAGTGCAACGCAGTGCAACGCAGTGCAACGCAGTGCAACGCAGCGCAACGCAGTGCAACGCAGCGCAGTGCAACGCAGTGCAACGCAACGCAGCGCTATGCATCACAGAGCAGCGCAGCACAACGCAGCACAACGCAGCGCATCACAGCGCATCGCAGCACAACGCAGCGCATCACAACGCAGCGCAATGCAGCGCATCGCAGCACAACGCAGAGCAACGCATTGCAGCACAACACAGAGCAACACAACGCAAAGCAGCGCAATGACCTTCAGCATCAGTTCCTAAAGAATCGGCACAGAGCGCAGCGCGCAGAGCGCAGCGCACAGAACGCAACGCACAGAACGCAACGCACAGAACGCAACGCAACACAGCTTAACGCAGCACAACACAGCTTAACGCAGCGCAGCTTAACGCAGCGCAACACAATGCAGCTTAACGCAGCGTAACGCAGCGCAGCGTAACGCAGCGCAGCGTAACACAGCGCATCTTAAAGCAGCAGCTTAAAGCAGCAGCGTAAAGCAGCAGTGTAACGCAACGCAGCGCAACGCAACGCAGCACAACGCAGCGCAGCACAACGCAGCGCAGCGCAACGCAGCGCAGCGCAACGCAGTGCAACGCAACGCAGCGCaatgcatcacagagcagcGCAGCACAACGCAGCACAACGCAGCGCATCACAGCGCATCGCAGCACAACGCAGCGCAACGCAGCGCATCACAACGCAGCGCAATGCAGCGCATCGCAGCACAACGCAGAGCAACGCATTGCAGCACAACACAGAGCAACACAACGCAAAGCAGCGCAATGACCTTCAGCATCAGTTCCTAAAGAATCGGCAGCAGATGGATTCATAATCGATGTGTTCTCTATGCAGTCGTGAAAGATTTacccaaacacagagagagtagCCCTCTCTGTTTGGATGATAAGGTTGTAAATTATAGGGCCCCCCGTGTGGGAGGTCCAAGAGTCTCCACATGGACAACACTGGAGCTGTACTGGCAGATTTGGACACAGTCCAAGGGGCCATCAGAGCATAGACATCAGAGCATGGACCAGTTACCAGCAACAGAGCCTCATGGCCTGTTTGATTGAGACATTATGTAAAGGACAATATCACAGAGCACTGTACCATACACTAATCATCTGAGGCATGCTGCTGAGGCTATCAGACTCCTCTCCAGCTGAGATAATGAGGGCCATGCTGGTTATACGGTCTCAGTCATGCATCCAACACTTGGGTTAACTTCTCAGAGAAACTATTGGGCGAGCTGCTGTGTTTTCGTACGAGCCTGAGCGCTGGAGGTGTGAGGACCATCACAGAGCGCTCCAACCAGAAGCCTGGACCAAAGCCCTACCAGCCCTTGCAAGGCTGCAGGGCCGGAGAGAACACCTGGACGGGCACTCAGGGACTGAAAGAAGTCCTAACTGACATCCTCAACAACTCTCTACAACAGGCCGTTGTTCCAAGGCGCCTCCAGGCCACGACCTTCACACCTGTCCCAAAGAAGTCTCTGGTCTCGAGGACAGCAGGGACTTTCTCCCAGCCTCAAGCTGCTGTAAAATTAAAAGGGATCATTATGTGGAGTTAAAACCTCGTGACTCTAATGAATCCTTGGACCTTCTTcagctcttctttctttccctctctgagaTGTTTTAACATGGCTTCATCCTTCTGTTACATATCAGTCATATCTTTTTATTCCAACAGGTTTGAACTTTAAACGTGTTTCGGTTATATTTAAATAACA
This genomic interval from Notolabrus celidotus isolate fNotCel1 chromosome 4, fNotCel1.pri, whole genome shotgun sequence contains the following:
- the nid1a gene encoding nidogen-1, whose protein sequence is MGWQHRGWVVCATFLGFVALAQSVTRDQLFPFGPRAGDQILDPGSDQTHKVDLDKPVLFFDGSFDSIFINTNGFVATTEPTSESTYLGKMPPSFGMIAALQGDYDTSDGVGKVFFRQDSSPDVLSRAANTINNAFPEDPEVHPTHAVVITWDNIGTRGPLSRGDRIEKRRNTFQLVIATPETASYAIVLYAENGIQFVSTPTGDRNMIMHAGFSQGLVRGFLFSSQGTYYRTTTDDEESVRTLAEETNSGIRGVWVFEIGTAPYFSSVAPGEVPDLFPEGTPQGSPEGHEEAPDRRRLVVSNGQQVEYPPYEGEEIQVHPVQYQPHQPQNPEVVVVDDTDINVDVFSYNLGTCTNNRNKCSQFADCKDYSSGYCCHCRPGFYGNGIQCVAEGKPQRMNGKMHGRVYVGNSPSPVEFNSNDLHSYVVVNDGRSYVAISDIPSPLGPSLQPLSALGGVIGWAFALEQPGFKNGFSIIGGEFTRQAEVTFLPGNEKLTITQEFKGIDEHDHLAVSTTMEGRVPEVPGGATVKIDPYSEIYQYSNNLITTSSTRDYLVNLPDGSTDTRTYQWRQTITFQSCQHDEALRDMKPTQMLSVDQVFVMYDANNELIRFAMSNKIGDVNGGQPEENPCFTGRHGCDTSAVCRPGEGTQFTCECATGFNGDGRTCYDVDECREDRQICGSHAICNNQPGTFRCECEDGYQFAGDGQTCVETDRPRDACEEGTHTCDIPERAQCSYTGGSSYICSCLPGFIGDGRVCQDIDECQPGRCHQNAVCYNNEGSFTCQCRQGYYGDGFYCSAERTKTQCENHRDSLGFGPRGPRPPVGQYVPTCDENGAYEPLQCHGSTGHCWCVDRNGQEVPGTRSGPGSRPMCIEHGGERPPVGPTPRPDVNPLPAGTHLLFAQSGRIEHVPLDGHDMKKSDAKAVLHLPEKVIIGVAYDCVEKMVYWTEITSPSISKASIQGGEPTAVISSDLDSPEGIAVDHLGRTLFWTDSVKDRIEVASLDGSMRRVIVDTDLVNPRAIITDPPNGNLYWTDWNRDAPKIETSYMDGSNRRVLVKDNLGLPNGLTLDSQSSMLCWADAGTHKMECMHPGRGDRRQIVEGVQYPFGITSFGKNIYYTDWRRDAVVVVDRYAGKESDEFQPQKRTKLYGITTAYSQCPSGQNYCAVNNGGCSHLCLATPNGSSCKCPDNAVGCVERGGGY